Genomic segment of Oncorhynchus tshawytscha isolate Ot180627B linkage group LG28, Otsh_v2.0, whole genome shotgun sequence:
GTTCTTCAAACGCCAAGGAATCATTGAGAAAGGGTAAATGACAAATGGCTATAGATAAAGAATAGAATGAATGCTGTGATGTATTTATTGTAAACGTGTTGCCTGTAAGCAAAACGCATCATGTTCGATGCAACGCGAATCATTTGGTGTGGGTAGGTCATTCCAAACCTATGGGATTAGACTGTCTACAATTCCATGCACGGTTTTATATTCTGTGTTTTGAGAGTAGGGTTTTATCAAGGACTTCATTACCCAAATGCCCTTGAAGAAAATGGTGTGTGTGCACGGTGTTGGTGGCGAGCAACTGCGCAATCCTACTCTGactgctctctttccctctctctctctctctcgcagtcgaATCAACCCTTGCTTTGCTTGGGGCAATGTGCGTCTGGATGACAACTACATCAACAAGCACGGTAGCACTGGACTAAAGATATAACTACCCAATTCCTTCTCTCTCAGTTTGAGCCTCTCGCGCCcgctagcaccatgggtaaccgGGGAATGGAGGACTTGATCCCGTTGGTCAACAAGCTTCAGGACGCTTTCAGCGGCATCGGTCAGAGCTGCAATCTTGACCTGCCACAGATCGCGGTAGTCGGCGGACAGAGCGCTGGCAAGAGCTCCGTGTTGGAGAACTTCGTTGGCAGGTAAAGGAGCAGCATCCAAGCACAAATTCATCACTATAGGGCAATAAATAATACTATCTCGTGTTAAGCATGGGGTCGGGGATGTCGGGTCCATCCCCGTCACGTTTCGTTTTTCGAAACGTCTGTGGCGTCCCGGTCTTCTTTGAGGCAGGAGCCCGTCTCCATCTTATTTTTTTTTAACGCGCATTACTATTTAATAGCCGGCTTTATGAAAAAGGGAGCCGGATACCCACTCGAGACTCCAGCCCAATCAGCCAGCCCCATTTAGCCTGTTTCAGTCCCTGAAATCTCAGCGTTTGCTTTGAACTATTTGCTTAAAGTCATTGAAATGTAAAATGTCCCCCAGTAAAATAGGAAAGGAAATGACTTGTAACGGCCTGGATATATACATTAACACCAGGCAACACTCTTATTACATTAATATGATCAAATCCGTTCTGCTGTCAATCACAAAGAAGAGCTTCCATTCGATTTTCTGCGCTGTGGGATTAAGTGGTACATTATGGCAATGTGGTTGGTACATAAAACAGATATCATTAGATATGGACAGGAGGGTATGGGTTCAGAAAGATTGCATATACCTTCAAATATTTTACAGCCATGTGAATGGTGAAGACTGGCAATTGAGGTTCGGTATAGAAGGTTTCCTACTAATCTCCAGGGTCATATTAATTAGTGCACaatgtagcaaaacattttgcaatggtaAGAAAAAGGAGTTTCTTATTGAACAAGGTTCACAGTCCCTCTctatttcagtctgttttcttccgtttTGTGTCTAGAGAATATGACCCAGGTCTAGATAGAAGCAGGGTTGTTGGCAGCAGCATCAGTCAAGGCCCAGCCAGCCACCCCTGAGACCTGGGATCCAGCTGAGTAATGGTCCTGCTGTCCAGGGTTGGCTCCCCCACCCACACTGCTTGCCGAATGGACAGCCGGTGTCTGACTCATATTTCCTGCTAGCCCATAGATAATATGTCAATATGTGTTCATTCACTTAGACAACTAGATGACAAGGACCTTAAACAtgcatgtagacacacacacactttaaatactttatttgaatccaccaatcaaatggacaaaaaaaaggatCCAAACAGTTCAAAGGTCCCTGTATGCATGGCAGTCCAGGGTACAGGAAGCACCTCTTTCTCCAAACAGGTAGGCTGCCGaggacagctgaaacagagcagtacctagcCAGTTGCTTTGCCCTCGTTTTTGTCAGGCCAGCAATCTGGAGGCCACACACTGCAAGCCTGTGTGCGTGACTGAGACTGCTGAATATCAGCGCCACCAGCTAGCACCTCCACCCGATGCTGCCcaaggtcaacacacacacacacacacacacttgccaggccatcattgttaataagagtttgttcttaactgacctgcctgctaaaatagacacacacatgcactctctCGCCTGGTATCAGACTGGTATGTACTAAAGTCATCGTTCATTAACGGAGTGCTCTGCTACTTGCCACTGTGCAGCTGTTCATGTTGACTTCTTGTACTTTAGGTCAGAAttgattactttttttttttaggacTATTTAATTTGATCAGCAGCATTAAGGGGATCGAGTTGTACTCGGGGCTCTGAGGGTAAACTGGACTAAATGTTGTAAGAGCCTGATGACATTTTCAGATCAACTTTTTTTTTGCATTCCTAATATCTTCTGTTAGTAAGAAGAGATTCCATTTGGTTGTGTGCTGTGATTTAATTCTacattgtgtggttgtgtgtgttcagtatgtgTGAGTCGTCGTACACTATAGCAGTCAGTGGCTGCTGTAGGCCTCAGACTCCTACAGTGCAACACCATCACTGTCACCGTCAACATAGTCTCACATAGCCAGACACCATCTTATTGTCTCATTCGCTCCTGGAAGGCAAGGCTAAATTCaaccccacctcctctctgtgtatctgtcctGATTGGCTATCTGTCTGCAGGGACTTCCTGCCCCGAGGCTCTGGGATCGTCACCCGCAGGCCCCTTGTCCTGCAGCTCATCAGCGCCAATGCaggtaacacacaaacacacacacacccgcacacacattTGGAATCTAATCTTTGCCTTTTTCTTCACAGAATGGGCAGAGTTCTTGCACTGCAAAGGGAAGAAGTTCACAGATTTTGACGAGGTTCGCCAGGAGATTGAGGCAGAGACTGACCGCATTACCGGGGCCAATAAGGGCATCTCTCCCGTCCCCATCAACCTGCGCGTCTACTCCCCACATGGTAGACATGCACAACCCCttaactactctctctctcatctctcatctctcatctctgtccctctacctccCGCACTGCTGAACAATTGTGTATTGTTCATTGTGGGCTGTTGTCTTCACCCTCCTGTGTGTTAGGTAATATTCACCATGAcatgtgtcctctctctcctctccctctgcctgcagTGCTGAACCTGACCCTGATCGACCTGCCAGGCATCACCAAGGTGCCGGTGGGGGACCAGCCAGTGGACATTGAGCAGCAGATCAGAGACATGATCATGCAGTTCATCTGCAGGGAGAGCTGTCTCATCCTGGCTGTCACCCCGGCCAACTCTGACCTGGCAAACTCCGACGCCCTCAAACTGGCCAAAGACGTCGACCCCCAGGGTAAGACGTTGATCATTATTGCTCTGTCATATGATGGGGTTACCTATCCAGGCGTTGAGATCTCGCAAGGCGTCTGCAATCAAGTCCGCCTGGAACGTAGCCTTTGTGTTGTGACTGGCCTGCCACTGCCTTTTGCCCCTTTGACCTCCAGGCCAGCGGACCATAGGAGTGATCACCAAGCTGGACCTGATGGATGAGGGAACAGATGCCAGGGAGGTCCTGGAGAACAAGCTGCTGCCCCTGAGGAGAGGTGGGACATCTGTCTATTACTCACTCTTTCTACCAAatatctctctcttttgtctttaTCCATCTTTATGTCCAACCAATCTACTTTGGTTGTCTTTGGTACCAGCTTTTCTGTTCTATCCTCCGCGAGTACATTTTATTTTGGTTCCATCCCAGTcatgttttttccctcatccctCCGACCATTTGTCTGTGTTTTATATTGGAGTGGTTTCACcttgtccatctgtgtgtgtgttgccaggttACGTTGGAGTGGTTTCACcctgtccatctgtgtgtgtgttgccaggttACGTTGGAGTGGTTTCACcctgtccatctgtgtgtgtgttgccaggttACGTTGGAGTGGTTTCACcctgtccatctgtgtgtgtgttgccaggttACGTTGGAGTGGTTTCACcctgtccatctgtgtgtgtgttgccaggttACGTTGGAGTGGTTTCACATCTGTGGTTACATTGGAGTGGTTTCACcctgtccatctgtgtgtgtgtgttgccaggttACATTGGAGTGGTTTCACcctgtccatctgtgtgtgtgttgccaggttACATTGGAGTGGTTTCACcctgtccatctgtgtgtgtgtgtgttgccaggttACATTGGAGTGGTTTCACcctgtccatctgtgtgtgttgcCAGGTTACATTGGAGTGGTGAACCGCAGTCAGAAGGACATTGATGGGAAGAAGGACATCAAGATGGCTATGGCTGCTGAGAGGAAGTTCTTCCTGACTCACCCGGCCTACAGACACATGGCCGAAAAGATGGGCACCCCGTGCCTGCAGAAAGTCCTCAACCAGGTAGGCTAACGGACTGACTGtagactgaccagttaacctgtagGAGAGACTCAGTTACTGTTATTACATCCGTGTTATGCGTCCCAAAGCCAGCATAATAGGCTTGCTTAGCAACGTTACATTTAGGGtacattttgtgttgtgttgccaTAGCAACTGACCAACCACATCCGTGACACGCTGCCAGCGTTCCGTAGCAAGCTGCAGACCCAGCTGCTGTCTCTGGACAAGGAGGCCGAGGAGTACCGAGGATACCGCCCTGATGACCCGGGACGGAAGACCAAGCAACTGCTGCAGTGAGTCCTTCAGAAAGAAATACGTCTCacaatcagggttggggtcaaattCTTCTCAATTCAGCAAATCAACTGAAATTGCAattttgattttgtgtgtgtAGGATGGTGCAGCAGTTCTCAGTGGACTTTGAGAAGCGTATCGAGGGCTCTGGGGACCAAGTGGATACTGTAGAGCTCTCTGGTGGAGCCAAGATCAACCGCATCTTCCACGAGCGATTCCCCTTCGAGCTGGTGAAGGTTAGCTAGCTGACTGATGCACGTCTTGTTTCATTTTGGTGCTTGGCTTAGAAAACACTCTCATTCTCAATCGCTGTCCCTTTCTCGTTCTCGCTGCCAGATGGAGTGTGATGACAAGGAGATGCGGCGGGAGATCAGCTACGCCATCAAGAACATCCATGGTATCAGGTGGGTGTtttcctgtttacctctctcctacCACCTTCAAcgatcctcttcttcctcctacacacacacacacacacacacacacacacacatctcctttcctgactgttctctactcctctttctctctcctctctctctctctacctctacctctacacagGACTGGCCTGTTCACTCCAGACATGGCATTTGAGGCCATCGTGAAGAAGCAGATAGTGAAGATCAAGGAGCCGTGTATCAAGTGTGTGGACATGGTCATTCAGGAGCTGATCAACACCGTGCGCCAGTGTACCAACAAGGTAACCTTTTTAGTCAATCAATCCTCATTCTGGTATCCTTTTTAGAATTCTAAAACGTGGTGGGTTTTAAAATGATATTATTTCCTATGATGTGCCGTGATAGGATGCGATGTGTGTTTTCAGTTGGATTGCTTCCCCAGACTGCGTGAGGAAACCGAGAGAATTGTGACCTCACACatccgagacagagagagcagggcaaaGGACCAGGtaacaacctacacacacacacacacacattatgctcTTCTAAAAtgaatttccattcaaaatctaaccctaaacatgaccctgaccctaattataaccctaaGCTTAAAATGGCTTtttgtcctcatggggatgtggtaaatgtccccacgagggagaattttcattgttttattatccttgtggggacatttTGGgtattttaggtccccacaaggatagaagaa
This window contains:
- the LOC112226754 gene encoding dynamin-3-like isoform X1, whose translation is MGNRGMEDLIPLVNKLQDAFSGIGQSCNLDLPQIAVVGGQSAGKSSVLENFVGRDFLPRGSGIVTRRPLVLQLISANAEWAEFLHCKGKKFTDFDEVRQEIEAETDRITGANKGISPVPINLRVYSPHVLNLTLIDLPGITKVPVGDQPVDIEQQIRDMIMQFICRESCLILAVTPANSDLANSDALKLAKDVDPQGQRTIGVITKLDLMDEGTDAREVLENKLLPLRRGYIGVVNRSQKDIDGKKDIKMAMAAERKFFLTHPAYRHMAEKMGTPCLQKVLNQQLTNHIRDTLPAFRSKLQTQLLSLDKEAEEYRGYRPDDPGRKTKQLLQMVQQFSVDFEKRIEGSGDQVDTVELSGGAKINRIFHERFPFELVKMECDDKEMRREISYAIKNIHGIRTGLFTPDMAFEAIVKKQIVKIKEPCIKCVDMVIQELINTVRQCTNKLDCFPRLREETERIVTSHIRDRESRAKDQVLLLIDVQLSYINTNHEDFIGFANAQQSSKQSNKQSSAASQVSQVIRKGWLTINNISIIKGGAKEYWFVLTAESLSWFKDDEEKEKKYMLPLDNLKVRDVEKGFMSSKHAFAIFNTEQRNVYKDNRFLELACDTQDEVDSWRASLLRAGVYPERSSNVESEGGGASSSSQDNFSMDPQLERKVETIRNLVDSYMAIVNKCIRDLMPKTIMHLMISNVKDFINAELLAQLYSAEDQGALMDESQEQVQRRDEVLRTHQSLKEALAIIGDISTTTISTPMPPPVNDWRGGGGNRSPPTSPTGSRRMSSGQRPSPGGGRGAPHPPNRPGPLGPFNNSADSPQIPSRPNRAPPNIPSRRPPPSPTRNIPPS
- the LOC112226754 gene encoding dynamin-3-like isoform X2 → MGNRGMEDLIPLVNKLQDAFSGIGQSCNLDLPQIAVVGGQSAGKSSVLENFVGRDFLPRGSGIVTRRPLVLQLISANAEWAEFLHCKGKKFTDFDEVRQEIEAETDRITGANKGISPVPINLRVYSPHVLNLTLIDLPGITKVPVGDQPVDIEQQIRDMIMQFICRESCLILAVTPANSDLANSDALKLAKDVDPQGQRTIGVITKLDLMDEGTDAREVLENKLLPLRRGYIGVVNRSQKDIDGKKDIKMAMAAERKFFLTHPAYRHMAEKMGTPCLQKVLNQQLTNHIRDTLPAFRSKLQTQLLSLDKEAEEYRGYRPDDPGRKTKQLLQMVQQFSVDFEKRIEGSGDQVDTVELSGGAKINRIFHERFPFELVKMECDDKEMRREISYAIKNIHGIRTGLFTPDMAFEAIVKKQIVKIKEPCIKCVDMVIQELINTVRQCTNKLDCFPRLREETERIVTSHIRDRESRAKDQVLLLIDVQLSYINTNHEDFIGFANAQQSSKQSNKQSSAASQVSQVIRKGWLTINNISIIKGGAKEYWFVLTAESLSWFKDDEEKEKKYMLPLDNLKVRDVEKGFMSSKHAFAIFNTEQRNVYKDNRFLELACDTQDEVDSWRASLLRAGVYPERSSNVESEGGGASSSSQDNFSMDPQLERKVETIRNLVDSYMAIVNKCIRDLMPKTIMHLMISNVKDFINAELLAQLYSAEDQGALMDESQEQVQRRDEVLRTHQSLKEALAIIGDISTTTISTPMPPPVNDWRGGGGNRSPPTSPTGSRRMSSGQRPSPGGGRGAPHPPNRPGPLGPFNNSADSPQIPSRPNRAPPNIPRRPPPSPTRNIPPS